The Leclercia sp. S52 genome has a segment encoding these proteins:
- a CDS encoding DUF1615 domain-containing protein has protein sequence MSFTVPRALPLSLLAAFVLAGCAEKGAAPLKKGEKPVDVASVVRQKMPATVKDRDQWASALAKTFESQKIAPTEENICSVLAVAQQESMYQSDPAVPGLNKIAWKEIDRRAEKLHVPAFLVHTALKITSPNGKSYSERLDTVKTEKQLSAIFDDMIGTVPMGQTLFGSLNPVHTGGPMQVSIAFAEKHTDGYPWKIENTVRQEVFSLRGGLWFGTYHLLNYPASYDVPLYRFADFNAGWYASRNAAFQSAVSRASGVKLALDGDLIVYGSSEAGKTELAVRKLKGKLGMSDSEIHKQLAKGDSLAFEKTELYQQVYKLAEQKSGKKLPKAILPGIQLESPKITRNLTTAWFAQRVDDRRAKCMALN, from the coding sequence ATGTCTTTTACCGTACCGCGTGCGTTACCGCTGTCCTTGCTCGCTGCCTTTGTGCTGGCGGGCTGTGCCGAAAAAGGGGCCGCTCCGCTCAAAAAAGGTGAGAAGCCTGTGGATGTGGCCAGCGTAGTGCGACAAAAAATGCCTGCCACGGTGAAAGACCGGGACCAGTGGGCCTCGGCGCTGGCAAAAACCTTTGAGAGCCAGAAGATCGCCCCCACCGAGGAGAATATCTGCTCGGTGCTGGCGGTAGCGCAGCAGGAGTCGATGTACCAGTCCGATCCGGCGGTGCCGGGGCTGAACAAGATCGCCTGGAAAGAGATCGACCGCCGGGCGGAGAAGCTGCACGTCCCGGCGTTTCTGGTCCATACCGCGCTGAAAATCACCTCGCCGAACGGCAAAAGTTACAGCGAGCGGCTGGATACGGTGAAAACCGAGAAACAGCTCAGCGCCATCTTCGACGATATGATCGGTACGGTGCCGATGGGGCAGACCCTGTTTGGTTCCCTGAATCCGGTGCATACCGGCGGGCCGATGCAGGTGAGTATCGCCTTCGCGGAAAAGCATACCGACGGCTATCCGTGGAAAATCGAGAATACGGTGCGCCAGGAGGTTTTCTCCCTGCGCGGGGGCCTGTGGTTCGGCACTTACCATCTGCTGAACTATCCCGCCAGCTATGATGTGCCGCTCTATCGCTTTGCTGACTTTAACGCCGGCTGGTATGCCAGCCGCAATGCGGCCTTCCAGAGTGCCGTCAGCCGCGCCAGCGGGGTGAAGCTGGCGCTGGACGGGGATCTGATCGTCTACGGCAGCAGCGAGGCAGGCAAGACCGAGCTGGCGGTGCGCAAGCTGAAAGGTAAGCTGGGGATGAGCGACAGTGAAATCCACAAGCAGCTGGCGAAGGGCGACAGCCTGGCCTTTGAGAAAACCGAGCTTTATCAGCAGGTGTATAAACTGGCGGAGCAGAAGAGCGGCAAGAAGCTACCGAAGGCGATACTGCCGGGGATACAGCTTGAGAGCCCGAAAATCACCCGTAATCTGACGACCGCCTGGTTTGCCCAGCGCGTTGACGATCGCCGGGCGAAGTGTATGGCGCTAAATTAA
- the sbmA gene encoding peptide antibiotic transporter SbmA gives MFKSFFPKPGPFFLSAFIWALIAVIFWQAGGGDGFARLIGATGDVPISAARFWSPGYLLFYAYYAFCVGVFALFWFIYSPHRWQYWSILGTSLIIFVTWFLVEVGVAVNAWYAPFYDLIQTALSAPHKVTINQFYHEVGVFLGIALIAVVIGVMNNFFVSHYVFRWRTAMNEYYMAHWQQLRHIEGAAQRVQEDTMRFATTLEDMGVSFINAIMTLIAFLPVLVTLSAHVPDLPIVGHLPYGLVIAAIVWSLIGTGLLAVVGIKLPGLEFKNQRVEAAYRKELVYGEDDASRASPPTVRELFGAVRRNYFRLYFHYMYFNIARILYLQVDNVFGLFLLFPSIVAGTITLGLMTQITNVFGQVRGSFQYLISSWTTLVELMSIYKRLRSFERELDGQDLQEVTHTLS, from the coding sequence ATGTTTAAGTCGTTTTTCCCCAAACCGGGACCCTTTTTCCTTTCGGCCTTTATTTGGGCTCTGATCGCTGTCATTTTCTGGCAGGCCGGTGGCGGTGACGGGTTTGCGCGCCTGATCGGTGCCACGGGCGATGTGCCCATCAGCGCGGCGCGCTTCTGGTCGCCGGGCTATCTGCTCTTTTATGCCTATTACGCGTTCTGCGTCGGGGTGTTTGCCCTGTTCTGGTTTATCTACTCGCCGCACCGCTGGCAGTACTGGTCGATTCTCGGCACCTCGCTGATTATCTTTGTTACCTGGTTTCTGGTGGAGGTCGGGGTGGCGGTCAACGCCTGGTATGCCCCCTTCTATGACCTGATCCAGACCGCGCTCAGCGCGCCGCATAAAGTCACCATCAACCAGTTTTATCACGAGGTGGGCGTGTTCCTCGGGATTGCGCTGATCGCCGTTGTTATTGGTGTAATGAATAACTTCTTTGTCAGCCACTACGTGTTCCGCTGGCGTACCGCGATGAACGAATACTATATGGCCCACTGGCAGCAGCTGCGCCATATCGAAGGTGCCGCCCAGCGTGTGCAGGAAGACACCATGCGCTTTGCTACCACGCTGGAGGACATGGGGGTCAGCTTTATCAACGCCATTATGACCCTGATCGCCTTCCTGCCGGTGCTGGTGACGCTGTCGGCCCACGTGCCGGATCTGCCGATTGTTGGTCATCTGCCGTACGGTCTGGTGATCGCCGCGATTGTCTGGTCGCTGATTGGTACCGGTCTGCTGGCGGTGGTGGGGATCAAACTTCCTGGTCTGGAGTTCAAAAACCAGCGCGTCGAGGCGGCCTACCGTAAAGAGCTGGTCTATGGCGAAGACGATGCCAGCCGCGCCTCGCCGCCGACGGTGCGCGAGCTGTTCGGCGCGGTGCGTCGCAACTATTTCCGCCTCTATTTCCACTACATGTATTTCAACATCGCCCGCATCCTTTATCTGCAGGTGGATAACGTTTTCGGCTTGTTCCTGCTGTTCCCGTCGATTGTGGCCGGTACTATCACCCTGGGTCTGATGACGCAAATCACCAACGTGTTTGGACAGGTACGCGGTTCGTTCCAGTATCTGATCAGTTCATGGACCACGCTGGTGGAGCTGATGTCCATCTATAAACGTCTGCGCAGTTTCGAACGTGAGCTGGATGGTCAGGATCTACAGGAAGTGACCCATACATTGAGTTAA
- the ampH gene encoding D-alanyl-D-alanine-carboxypeptidase/endopeptidase AmpH translates to MKRSLLLSAALYAATLTCVQAAPAQPIADPAFASDVVDRYANHIFYGSGATGMALVAIDGNQRVFRSFGETRPGNNVHPQLDSVIRIASLTKLMTSEMLVKLLDQGVVKLNDPLSKYAPPGARVPTYQGAPITLVNLATHTSALPREQPGGAAHRPVFVWPTRDQRWNWLSTATLKSAPGSQAAYSNLAFDLLADALGNAAGKPYAQLFDEQIARPLGMKDTTFTPSPDQCKRLMVAEKGASPCNNTLAAVGSGGVYSTPGDMMRWMQQFLTSDFYARSNQADRMQTLIYQRSQLTRVIGMDVPGRADALGLGWVYMAPKNGRPGIIQKTGGGGGFITYMAMIPQSNVGVFVVVTRSPLTRFVNMSDGVNQLVVELSENKPRAIPASLD, encoded by the coding sequence TTGAAACGTAGTCTGTTACTCTCCGCCGCGCTGTATGCGGCCACCCTCACCTGCGTGCAGGCTGCCCCTGCCCAGCCGATTGCCGATCCGGCCTTTGCTTCGGATGTGGTCGATCGCTATGCGAATCATATTTTTTACGGCAGCGGCGCAACGGGGATGGCCCTGGTGGCGATTGACGGCAACCAGCGCGTATTCCGCAGCTTTGGCGAAACACGTCCGGGGAACAATGTCCATCCGCAGCTCGATTCGGTCATCCGCATTGCCTCCCTGACCAAATTAATGACCAGTGAGATGCTGGTGAAGCTGCTCGATCAGGGTGTGGTGAAGCTGAACGATCCGTTAAGCAAATACGCCCCGCCGGGTGCCCGGGTGCCGACTTACCAGGGCGCGCCTATTACGCTCGTTAACCTTGCCACCCACACCAGCGCCCTGCCGCGCGAACAGCCGGGCGGCGCCGCGCATCGTCCGGTGTTTGTCTGGCCTACCCGGGATCAACGCTGGAACTGGTTATCGACGGCAACCCTGAAATCGGCGCCGGGTTCGCAGGCCGCCTACTCAAACCTCGCGTTCGATCTGCTGGCCGATGCGCTGGGCAACGCGGCGGGCAAACCCTATGCCCAGCTGTTCGACGAGCAAATCGCCCGTCCACTGGGGATGAAAGACACCACCTTTACCCCCTCCCCCGATCAGTGCAAGCGCCTGATGGTGGCGGAGAAAGGGGCCAGCCCGTGTAACAACACCCTGGCGGCAGTGGGTAGCGGCGGGGTTTACTCCACCCCGGGCGACATGATGCGCTGGATGCAGCAGTTCCTCACGTCTGATTTCTACGCGCGCAGCAATCAGGCCGACAGAATGCAGACGCTGATTTATCAACGCAGTCAGTTAACGCGGGTAATTGGCATGGATGTGCCAGGCCGCGCGGACGCGCTGGGCCTCGGCTGGGTCTATATGGCACCGAAAAACGGTCGTCCGGGTATCATCCAGAAAACCGGCGGCGGCGGCGGATTTATCACCTATATGGCGATGATCCCGCAGTCTAACGTGGGTGTGTTCGTGGTGGTGACGCGCTCGCCGCTCACGCGTTTCGTCAATATGAGCGACGGCGTCAACCAGCTGGTGGTCGAACTGAGCGAGAACAAGCCGCGGGCTATCCCCGCGTCCTTAGACTAA
- a CDS encoding autotransporter outer membrane beta-barrel domain-containing protein, whose protein sequence is MQTWKKKLVVSQLALACTLAIASQANAKDISGSTYNTFGYDNTATSAWYNGYTDWNYSSAAHDGDIYPVINKSTVNGVISAYYLDDGAGGRANSLSISNSTINGMITSECMTTECAGRLNADGTTHQQYDRFALTVDNTTINDTYEHYAYEVVNGSTTTTQYWDTHALGNAITLDVESDIVIQNNSRIAGITLTQGYHQLDNTPYDSVIGIEDNSHVFTNTLQVKDSVVTSGAYSDLGTSGFYGQSAKPSDYGESSATASDDAALIVSASSADNAMRTTANFDHSTLTGDVLFTSTFDNNFYPNGDPATDTTADGVYNPTTNGWDGTDKLDLTLTNGSKWVGAAVSSVEAIGPAQMYGLGYSSVDWRSLVPNSIWPESTFNSNGHLVGNQVYQSGLFNVALDNGSEWDTRKQSNIDTLTVNNRSQVNVESSSLLADSITLTNASTMNIGDSGGVATDSLYLDSASLTTLTQETAELYANTITVDNRAELALGLGQVDTHKLALTDGGVLNVASRDYVFNSDLNNARYVTNDIHQAEYDFGTIALNSDGHLAVNGEVSGNYKVRLDNATGAGSVADYKNKEIVRIYDNNADTQASFTAANKADLGAYTYQAQQQGDTVVLHQERLTDYANMALSIPSANTNIWHLQQDALANRLTNSRHGLTDNGGAWVNVFGGNFDGDNGTIHYDQDVSGIMVGLDTHIDGNNADWIFGAAAGFAKGDMNDRSGQVDQDSQTAMLYSAARFANDVFIDSSLSYSRFNNDLSANMSTGEYVDGNTTTDAWGFGLKLGYDWKPNDAGYLTPYAAISGLFQSGDDYRLSNDLRVGSQSYDSMRYEAGFDAGYTIGYGDDQALTPFFKLAWVYDDAGEDAKVNGDNIDNGVKGSAVRVGLGTQFSFTKNFSAYTDATYLGGGDVDQNWGANLGVKYTW, encoded by the coding sequence ATGCAAACATGGAAAAAGAAACTTGTTGTATCTCAACTTGCATTAGCCTGCACGCTGGCTATCGCTTCTCAGGCCAATGCAAAAGATATTTCTGGTAGCACTTACAACACCTTTGGTTACGATAATACCGCCACCTCGGCCTGGTATAACGGATATACCGACTGGAATTACTCTTCTGCGGCCCACGATGGCGATATCTATCCCGTCATCAATAAGTCGACCGTAAACGGCGTGATCTCAGCGTATTACCTGGATGATGGCGCGGGCGGTCGCGCCAATTCTCTGTCTATTTCCAACAGCACCATCAACGGGATGATCACCTCTGAGTGCATGACCACCGAGTGCGCGGGCAGGCTGAACGCCGACGGCACGACGCATCAGCAGTACGATCGTTTTGCGCTGACGGTGGACAACACCACCATCAACGACACCTATGAGCATTACGCTTACGAGGTGGTGAACGGCTCCACGACCACTACCCAATACTGGGATACTCACGCGCTGGGCAACGCCATTACCCTCGACGTGGAATCTGACATCGTTATCCAGAACAACTCCCGCATCGCCGGGATCACCCTGACTCAGGGTTATCACCAGCTGGATAACACCCCGTACGATTCTGTCATCGGCATCGAAGACAACAGCCATGTCTTCACCAACACCCTGCAGGTGAAGGATTCCGTTGTCACCTCCGGCGCCTATAGCGATCTGGGCACCAGCGGCTTTTATGGCCAGTCGGCTAAACCGAGCGATTACGGCGAAAGCTCAGCCACCGCCTCTGACGATGCGGCGCTGATTGTTAGCGCAAGCAGCGCGGATAACGCCATGCGCACCACGGCGAACTTCGATCACTCCACCCTGACCGGCGATGTGCTGTTCACCAGCACCTTCGACAATAACTTCTACCCGAATGGCGATCCGGCCACCGATACCACCGCTGACGGCGTCTACAACCCGACCACCAACGGCTGGGACGGGACCGACAAACTGGATCTGACCCTGACCAACGGCAGCAAGTGGGTCGGTGCGGCAGTCTCCAGCGTTGAGGCGATTGGGCCTGCTCAGATGTATGGCCTCGGCTACAGCAGCGTCGACTGGCGCAGCCTGGTGCCGAACAGCATCTGGCCAGAGTCGACCTTCAACAGCAACGGTCACCTGGTGGGTAACCAGGTTTATCAGAGCGGCCTGTTCAACGTCGCGCTGGATAACGGTTCCGAGTGGGATACCCGTAAGCAGTCCAATATCGATACCCTGACCGTCAACAACCGTTCGCAGGTGAACGTGGAGAGCTCCAGCCTGCTGGCTGACAGCATCACGCTGACTAACGCCTCAACCATGAATATCGGTGATTCCGGTGGTGTGGCAACCGACAGCCTGTACCTCGACAGTGCCAGCCTGACCACCCTGACTCAGGAAACGGCAGAGCTGTACGCTAACACCATTACCGTGGATAACCGTGCAGAGCTGGCGCTGGGTCTGGGCCAGGTCGATACCCACAAACTGGCGCTGACCGACGGCGGTGTGCTGAACGTTGCCAGCCGCGATTACGTGTTCAATTCCGATCTGAACAACGCCCGCTACGTCACCAACGATATCCACCAGGCAGAGTACGACTTCGGGACAATCGCCCTGAACTCGGATGGTCACCTGGCGGTGAACGGTGAAGTATCCGGTAACTACAAAGTGCGTCTGGATAACGCAACCGGTGCCGGTTCCGTTGCCGATTACAAAAACAAAGAGATCGTCCGCATCTACGATAACAACGCGGATACGCAGGCCAGCTTCACCGCGGCTAACAAAGCCGATCTTGGGGCTTATACCTATCAGGCTCAGCAGCAGGGCGACACCGTGGTGCTGCATCAGGAGCGCCTGACCGATTACGCCAACATGGCGCTGAGCATTCCGTCAGCCAATACCAACATCTGGCATCTGCAGCAGGATGCACTGGCTAACCGTCTGACCAACAGCCGTCACGGCCTGACCGACAACGGTGGTGCATGGGTGAACGTCTTCGGCGGCAATTTCGACGGCGATAACGGCACTATCCACTACGATCAGGACGTCAGCGGCATCATGGTGGGTCTCGATACCCATATTGACGGCAACAACGCCGACTGGATCTTCGGTGCGGCAGCGGGCTTTGCCAAAGGGGATATGAACGATCGCAGCGGCCAGGTGGATCAGGACAGCCAGACCGCGATGCTGTACTCCGCGGCGCGCTTTGCTAACGATGTCTTCATCGACAGCTCCCTGAGCTACTCGCGCTTCAATAACGATCTCTCTGCCAACATGAGCACGGGTGAATACGTCGATGGCAACACCACGACCGACGCCTGGGGCTTTGGGCTGAAACTGGGCTACGACTGGAAACCGAACGATGCTGGTTACCTCACGCCGTATGCCGCAATTTCCGGCCTGTTCCAGTCTGGCGACGACTACCGCCTGAGCAACGATCTGCGCGTAGGCAGCCAGTCTTACGACAGCATGCGTTATGAAGCCGGTTTCGACGCGGGTTACACCATCGGTTACGGCGACGATCAGGCGCTGACACCGTTCTTCAAGCTGGCCTGGGTGTATGACGATGCCGGTGAAGATGCCAAAGTTAACGGCGACAACATCGATAACGGTGTGAAAGGTTCCGCGGTTCGCGTGGGCCTGGGTACGCAGTTTAGCTTCACCAAAAACTTCAGTGCCTACACTGATGCCACATACCTCGGTGGTGGTGATGTTGATCAAAACTGGGGCGCCAACCTCGGTGTGAAATACACCTGGTAA
- the hemB gene encoding porphobilinogen synthase: protein MNDLIARPRRLRKSPALRALFEETTLTLNDLVLPIFVEEEIDDYKAIEAMPGVMRIPEKHLAREIERIANAGIRSIMTFGISHHTDATGSDAWKEDGLVARMSRIAKETVPEMIVMSDTCFCEYTSHGHCGVLCDHGVDNDATLLNLGKQAVVAAAAGADFIAPSAAMDGQVQAIRQALDAAGFTDTAIMSYSTKFASSFYGPFREAAGTALKGDRKTYQMNPLNRREAIRESLLDEAQGADCLMVKPAGAYLDILRDIRERTDLPLGAYQVSGEYAMIKFAAQAGAIDEEKVILESLGAIKRAGADLIFSYFALDLAEKKILR, encoded by the coding sequence ATGAACGATTTAATTGCTCGTCCCCGTCGTCTGCGCAAATCCCCGGCTCTGCGCGCGCTTTTTGAAGAGACAACACTGACCTTAAACGATCTGGTGTTGCCGATTTTTGTTGAAGAAGAGATCGATGACTACAAAGCCATCGAGGCCATGCCGGGCGTAATGCGTATTCCGGAGAAACACCTCGCGCGAGAAATTGAGCGCATCGCCAACGCCGGTATCCGGTCGATCATGACCTTCGGCATCTCCCACCATACCGACGCCACCGGCAGCGATGCCTGGAAAGAGGACGGTCTGGTGGCGCGTATGTCGCGCATCGCCAAAGAGACGGTGCCAGAGATGATCGTCATGTCCGACACCTGCTTCTGCGAATATACCTCCCACGGCCACTGCGGCGTGCTGTGCGATCACGGCGTGGATAACGACGCAACCCTGCTCAACCTCGGCAAACAGGCGGTGGTAGCTGCCGCCGCAGGCGCTGACTTTATCGCCCCGTCCGCCGCAATGGACGGCCAGGTGCAGGCCATTCGCCAGGCGCTGGACGCCGCGGGCTTCACCGATACCGCGATCATGTCCTACTCCACCAAATTCGCCTCCTCCTTCTACGGTCCGTTCCGTGAAGCGGCGGGCACCGCGCTGAAAGGCGATCGCAAAACCTACCAGATGAACCCGCTGAACCGCCGGGAAGCGATCCGCGAATCGCTGCTCGACGAAGCTCAGGGTGCCGACTGCCTGATGGTGAAACCGGCCGGCGCCTATCTGGACATTCTGCGCGATATTCGCGAGCGCACCGACCTGCCGCTGGGCGCCTATCAGGTGAGCGGTGAGTACGCGATGATCAAATTCGCCGCGCAGGCGGGGGCGATCGACGAAGAGAAAGTGATCCTCGAAAGCCTGGGGGCGATCAAACGCGCGGGCGCGGATCTGATCTTCAGCTACTTCGCGCTGGATCTGGCCGAGAAGAAAATTCTGCGTTAA
- a CDS encoding GNAT family N-acyltransferase encodes MFSLDSVLDDLWPQARPAPWQKRLLKKLFHEEEFQQFAADHRHLKGLDMVEQVLEHLDILCTIPAHDLEQIPAHGPLIVMANHPTGTLDGLALLYAVSRVRRDVKVVTNRMLTHLEPLSSLFIPVDNMGGRTAKSSFTLMEQHLQNAGVLIFFPAGEVSRPTRTGIRDKKWHPGFIKLAGKFRAPLLPMNIHARNSLLFYASTLLSPNLSMLLLMQQMFRRRHSRLPVKIGQQIGWSHWFSPTLSPREMAEQCRQHVLRLGKGLPGVFKTESAIARAEDRVTLKRELAQAECLGTTADGKSIYLWQRNGQEEAPILRELGRLREIAFRAVGEGSGKRRDTDSFDDDYLHLILWDDEDLEIVGAYRFIPTAMREPEALYSYSLFHYDDKMQDILEHGIELGRSFIQPRYWGRRGLDYLWSGIGAYLARYPHYRYLFGPVSISGGLPPAARDLLVAFYRLWFPASHPLAASRRPYPASLPEVLAQFGGEDYVEDLTRLKSLLGNLGCGIPPLYKQYSELCEPGGVQFIDFGSDPAFSNCVDGLVLVDLCYLKANRYQRYIEAHL; translated from the coding sequence ATGTTTAGTCTCGACAGCGTTCTCGATGACCTTTGGCCGCAGGCGAGGCCTGCACCCTGGCAAAAAAGGCTGTTAAAGAAGTTATTCCACGAAGAAGAGTTTCAACAGTTTGCCGCCGACCACCGCCACCTGAAGGGGCTGGATATGGTGGAACAGGTTCTGGAACATCTCGATATCCTCTGCACCATTCCGGCTCACGACCTCGAACAAATTCCCGCTCACGGCCCGCTGATCGTTATGGCTAACCACCCCACCGGTACGCTGGACGGACTGGCGCTGCTGTATGCCGTCTCCCGGGTGCGCCGGGATGTGAAGGTGGTGACCAACCGCATGCTGACGCATCTGGAGCCGCTGAGCTCGCTGTTTATCCCGGTGGACAATATGGGCGGACGGACGGCGAAATCGTCATTCACCCTGATGGAGCAGCACCTGCAAAATGCCGGCGTGCTGATCTTCTTCCCGGCCGGGGAAGTCTCCCGCCCGACGCGTACCGGGATCCGCGATAAAAAGTGGCACCCCGGCTTTATCAAGCTGGCGGGCAAATTCCGCGCGCCGCTGCTGCCGATGAATATCCACGCCCGCAACAGCCTGCTGTTCTATGCCAGCACCCTGCTCTCCCCGAACCTGTCGATGCTGCTGCTGATGCAGCAGATGTTCCGCCGTCGCCATAGCCGCCTGCCGGTGAAAATCGGTCAGCAGATCGGCTGGAGTCACTGGTTCAGCCCCACGCTCTCCCCGCGTGAGATGGCCGAGCAGTGTCGCCAGCACGTGCTGCGTCTCGGCAAAGGGCTGCCGGGCGTGTTCAAAACCGAATCCGCCATTGCCCGGGCGGAAGACCGGGTGACGCTGAAGCGCGAGCTGGCGCAGGCGGAGTGTCTGGGTACCACCGCCGATGGCAAAAGCATCTATCTGTGGCAGCGCAACGGCCAGGAAGAGGCACCGATCCTGCGGGAATTGGGACGGCTGCGGGAGATCGCCTTTCGCGCGGTGGGGGAAGGCAGCGGCAAGCGCCGGGACACCGACAGCTTTGATGATGACTATCTGCACCTGATTTTGTGGGATGACGAGGATCTGGAGATCGTCGGTGCCTACCGCTTTATCCCGACGGCGATGCGCGAACCCGAGGCGCTCTACAGCTACAGCCTGTTCCACTACGACGACAAAATGCAGGATATCCTTGAGCACGGCATTGAACTGGGGCGCAGCTTTATTCAGCCGCGCTACTGGGGACGGCGCGGGCTGGACTACCTGTGGTCCGGGATTGGTGCCTATCTGGCGCGCTATCCGCACTATCGCTACCTGTTCGGCCCGGTCTCTATTTCCGGCGGATTACCGCCCGCGGCGCGGGATCTGCTGGTGGCTTTCTACCGGCTGTGGTTCCCGGCCAGCCATCCGCTGGCCGCCTCGCGACGCCCTTATCCCGCCTCGCTACCCGAGGTGCTGGCGCAGTTTGGTGGCGAGGATTACGTGGAGGACCTGACCCGGCTGAAATCGCTGCTCGGCAATCTGGGATGCGGCATCCCGCCGCTCTACAAGCAGTATTCCGAGCTGTGCGAGCCCGGCGGGGTGCAGTTTATTGATTTCGGCAGCGACCCGGCGTTCAGCAACTGCGTGGACGGGCTGGTGCTGGTGGATTTGTGTTACCTGAAGGCGAACCGCTATCAGCGGTATATCGAGGCGCATTTGTAA
- the tauD gene encoding taurine dioxygenase, translating to MSERLTITPLGPYIGAQISGLDVTRPLSDNQFEQLYHAVLRHQVVFLREQAITPQQQRALALRFGDLHIHPVYPHAEGVEEIIVLDTHNDNPPDNDNWHTDVTFIETPPAGAILAAKQLPESGGDTLWASGIAAFEALSAPFQQLLSGLRAEHDFKKSFPEYKYRKTEEEHQRWLEAVAKHPPLLHPVVRTHPVSGKQALFVNEGFTTRIVDLSEKESEALLGFLFAHITKPEFQVRWRWQENDLAIWDNRVTQHYANADYLPQRRIMQRATILGDKPFFRAG from the coding sequence ATGAGTGAACGTCTGACCATTACCCCGCTGGGGCCGTACATTGGCGCGCAGATTTCCGGTCTGGATGTGACCCGGCCATTAAGCGATAACCAGTTTGAACAGCTCTATCACGCTGTGCTGCGCCATCAGGTGGTGTTCCTGCGCGAGCAGGCGATCACCCCGCAGCAGCAGCGCGCCCTGGCGCTCCGCTTTGGCGATCTGCATATTCATCCGGTCTATCCGCACGCGGAAGGGGTGGAGGAGATCATCGTCCTGGATACCCATAACGATAATCCGCCGGACAACGATAACTGGCACACCGATGTGACCTTTATTGAGACCCCGCCTGCCGGGGCGATCCTCGCGGCGAAACAGCTGCCGGAGAGCGGGGGAGACACCCTGTGGGCCAGCGGGATTGCGGCATTTGAGGCGTTATCCGCCCCGTTCCAGCAGCTGCTGAGCGGCCTGCGGGCGGAGCATGATTTCAAGAAATCCTTCCCGGAGTACAAGTACCGTAAAACGGAAGAGGAGCACCAGCGCTGGCTGGAGGCGGTGGCGAAACATCCGCCGCTTTTGCACCCGGTGGTGCGTACCCATCCGGTCAGCGGCAAGCAGGCGCTGTTCGTCAACGAAGGCTTCACCACGCGGATTGTGGATCTGAGCGAGAAAGAGAGCGAGGCGCTGCTGGGGTTCCTGTTTGCCCATATCACTAAGCCGGAGTTCCAGGTGCGCTGGCGCTGGCAGGAGAACGATCTGGCGATCTGGGATAACCGGGTGACGCAGCATTACGCCAACGCCGATTATCTGCCGCAGCGGCGGATTATGCAGCGGGCGACGATATTGGGGGATAAACCTTTCTTCCGTGCGGGCTGA
- the tauC gene encoding taurine ABC transporter permease TauC, whose protein sequence is MSIVVNDKTAGKRLTLRWPFSRQLTLSVSTLLVLLAVWWAVAAAQWVSPLFLPPPGQVLVKLFTIAGPQGFMDATLWQHLAASLGRILVALLAAVILGIPVGIAMGLSPTVRGILDPLIELYRPVPPLAYLPLMVIWFGIGETSKILLIYLAIFAPVAMSAVAGVKSAQQVRIRAAQSLGASRAQVLWFVILPGALPEILTGLRIGLGVGWSTLVAAELIAATRGLGFMVQSAGEFLATDVVLAGIAVIAVIAFGLELGLRALQRRLTPWHGEIQ, encoded by the coding sequence GCAAACGCCTGACCCTGCGCTGGCCCTTCTCCCGCCAGCTGACGCTCAGCGTCAGCACCCTGCTGGTGCTGCTGGCCGTGTGGTGGGCCGTAGCGGCGGCGCAGTGGGTAAGCCCGCTGTTCCTGCCGCCGCCGGGCCAGGTGCTGGTGAAACTGTTCACCATCGCCGGTCCGCAGGGGTTTATGGATGCCACCCTGTGGCAGCATCTGGCGGCCAGCCTGGGGCGCATTCTGGTGGCCCTGCTGGCGGCGGTGATCCTCGGTATCCCGGTGGGCATTGCGATGGGCTTAAGCCCGACGGTGCGCGGGATCCTCGATCCGCTGATTGAGCTTTATCGCCCGGTGCCGCCGCTGGCCTATCTGCCGCTGATGGTGATCTGGTTTGGCATCGGCGAGACCTCGAAGATCCTGCTGATCTACCTGGCGATTTTCGCCCCGGTGGCGATGTCGGCGGTGGCGGGGGTCAAAAGCGCCCAGCAGGTGCGGATCCGTGCGGCGCAGTCGCTGGGGGCGAGCCGCGCCCAGGTGCTGTGGTTTGTGATTCTGCCCGGCGCACTGCCGGAGATCCTGACCGGACTGCGTATCGGGCTCGGGGTCGGCTGGTCGACGCTGGTGGCGGCTGAACTGATCGCCGCCACGCGCGGGTTAGGCTTTATGGTCCAGTCGGCGGGGGAGTTCCTGGCGACGGACGTGGTACTGGCAGGGATCGCGGTGATCGCCGTGATCGCCTTCGGATTAGAACTGGGGCTGCGCGCGCTTCAGCGCCGCCTGACGCCCTGGCATGGAGAGATACAATGA